The Babylonia areolata isolate BAREFJ2019XMU chromosome 24, ASM4173473v1, whole genome shotgun sequence genomic interval GAACAGTGAAATGGGGCTTTGAATCCTGACCACTGATGACAGTGGTGTACGCTGGGTCAGAAGTCAACTCAGTGCCTgactgattctgccatggtgccaTGAATCTCacaagttaaacacacacacacacacacacacacacacacacacacacacactcacacataggacacacacacacacacacacacacacacacacacacacacttgtttgacAGAATCAGTAGAACTAGCAGTGAGAGGTACTTACAGTTCATAAAAATGATAAATGTCAAACTAAAAGAAGAATATTGAAATTTTAATTAGTATGGTTTTGTAGAGTAAGAAAAGCATTTCAATGTGAACTTTCTGGACTGTTGACAACACATAAAAACTAAAAGTCCCAGACACTATAAAAATGGAAAGAACACACTGCACATCCATCAAGTGGGTCTGCGGGTGTTctataaaacaatataaaaaagctTGAAAATATGCACAAAATTGAAAAGAATACAAATCATGTAAATCAGAGATTCAGCCTGACATCAGGATTGTCTGTTTTTAAGAAGAGTTTGTTTTCCCTGATAAGTTGATGACTTCTTGGCCCAGAAACTTAAATGATAATGACTAGAACTTGTAGAAGTGGAAGGCATACCTTTGtttgtaaacatatatatatatatatatgtgtgtgtgtgtgtgtgtgtgtgtttgtgtgtgtgtgtgtagcaatgcagATTTTATTGAAATGTGCATTATTTGGCagagtgaccctctgaaggtAGTCCCAGACACCATAGAATTACGGTAGATGAGTCTGAAAAGTCATCAGGATGCGGATTTGATTGAATGTGTAGAGATGTAGAATGACTCTCTCAATGTAGTGTGGGACCCAAAATATTATGGTAAAAACTAAAAAAGATTCACTGGGACCCCCCAAGACCTTAGTATAACTAATGTGAAGCCCTGTGTTTTCAGAATGGACCCCCATAAAACCATAGTTTAACTGATGTGAAACCCTGTGTTTTTAGAATGGACCCCCAAAAAACCTTAGTTTAACTGATGTGAAGCCCTGTGTTTTCAGAATGGACCCCAAAAAACCTTAGTTTAACTGATGTGAAGCCTTGTGTTTTCAGAATGAACCCCCAAAAAACCTTAGTTTAACTGATGTGAAGCCTTGTGTTTTCAGAatggaccccccaaaaaaacttagTTTAACTGATGTGAAGCCCTGTGTTTTCAGaatgaaccccccaaaaaaccttaGTTTAACTGATGTGAAGCCTTATGTTTTCAGAATGGACCCCAAAAAACCTTAGTTCAACTGATGTGAAGCCTTGTGTTTTCAGGATGCGGAAGACACGGTGGAAGATGTGGATGACTTTCTGCACAAGCTGCAGCAAAACAAGAAGGGTAACCTGGGCTTTCTGCATGCCCTGGTGGCTTCCCTTTCCGTCATTATCGTGTCGGAGCTGGGCGACAAGACCTTCTTCATCGCCGCCATCTTGGCCATGCGTCACTCCCGTCTGACAGTGCTGTTGGGGGCCTTGTCTGCTCTCTTTGTCATGACCATCATGTCAGGTGATCACATTGTAACACTGAAACAAGGTTAAACTTAAAGGTACCCAGTCAGCCCAGGGTGGGTTGAGGAATATCagagtaaagtgcttttcccaaggacacaacaccattctgaAATGGGGGTCTCAAACCCTGATCATGGGTGAACTcttgatcacaagtccaacgcataactgattctgccacagcaGCTCcaattgtattattatcattagtagtagcagtgatagcagcagtagtattgttgttgttgttccatgccATAAGGAATGGATCAGCTACCTTCAGACACATTGTATCCAGTCTCAGCCACTTGGTAGAGATGCTGAGGTCCTAATCAACAGCATTAGACTAAGtacattattattcttgttctttgtAATATGTCAGGTGATAGGATAGTCTTGTATTTTCTAGTTTTACCTTGAAATGTtcagtttgtcttttttatttatttcctttattttttgtgtgtaatatatgcatgcatttacTTGTGCAAGCTGtgagtgaatgcacacacacacacacatgcacacacacatacggacacacacgtttacacacacacacacacacacacatgtgcatatatacatgcatgtatgatacatacactgatacagacactgTTAAACACTTTTGAAATGTCATTACAGTTGAATGTGTCTTGAGTCTGACTCACATATGCTGAATCACAGTCTGTTTTATATCATGAGCTAAAGTTTTTTTCAATGACTTGAACTTTGAACATGGGTACCCATTGAATAAAATTCAAAACATATTAAAAGGAAAAGGTTTGATTTCTTCAGAGTTGTTATCATTGGGAGTTAATCCTGTTTGCTTTTCCACTcaattgaaagtgtgtgtgtgtttgtgtgtgtgtgaaattttgtgGTTATGGTGGTTCATGTGTAGCAAAGTGAGCACATGATTTTccttaatgtattttttgttaatAATGTTGTTAGCATGTATTGTTACAGCATTGGTTGGGTATGCAACGACTGTGATACCTCGGGCGTTCACCTACTACGCTTCTTCCATTCTCTTTGCTATTTTTGGACTGAAGATGCTGAAGGAAGGTATGGTCTGAAGACAGcaggacatctttttttttttttttttttttttttttagatcttttcttttcttttctttttttaaatttttttttaatgtatgctttttttctttttctttttcattattaacctctttcttttaaaattttcatAAAGGTACTAAAGAGCATGTTGAAACATATGTCGGAGCggcgttgtttgtttttgtctgggcTGTAtgaaacaaagataaaaaaaaaaaaaagatgaagataaAGACAGGTTGAATGTTAAACATGAGTTAATGTGGTAGAGGACTGTTGATGTCTCTGATgacactgtgtgcagtgtgggacaTGTCACCTGATGATGTAGTAGAGGACTGttgatgtcactgtgtgcagtgtgggacaTGTCACCTGATGATGTAGTAGAGGACTGttgatgtcactgtgtgcagtgtgggacaTGTCACCTGATGATGTAGTAGAGGACTGTTGatgtcactgatgtcactgtATGCAGTGTGGGACATGTCACCTGACGATGAAGTAGAGGACTGttgatgtcactgtgtgcagtgtgggacaTGTCACCTGACGATGAAGTAGAGGACTGttgatgtcactgtgtgcagtgtgggacaTGTCACCTGACGATGAAGTAGAGGACTGttgatgtcactgtgtgcagtgtgggacaTGTCACCTGACGATGTAGTAGAGGACTGttgatgtcactgtgtgcagtgtgggacaTGTCACCTGACGATGTAGTAGACGACTGttgatgtcactgtgtgcagtgtgggacaTATCACCTGACGATGAAGTAGAGAACTAttgatgtcactgtgtgcagtgtgggacaTGTCACCTGACGATGAAGTAGAGGAATGTTGatgtcactgatgtcactgtgtgcagtgtggggcaTGTCACCTGACGATGTAGTAGAGGAATGttgatgtcactgtgtgcagtgtggggcaTGTCACCTGATGATGAAGTAGAGAACTGTTGATttcactgtgtgcagtgtgggacaTGTCACCTGACGATGTAGTAGAGGACTGttgatgtcactgtgtgcagtgtgggacaTGTCACCTGACGATGTAGTAGAGGACTGttgatgtcactgtgtgcagtgtgggacaTGTCACCTGACGATGTAGTAGAGGACTGttgatgtcactgtgtgcagtgtgggacaTGTCACCTGATGATGTAGTAGAGGACTGttgatgtcactgtgtgcagtgtgggacaTGTCACCTGACGATATAGTAGAGGACTGttgatgtcactgtgtgcagtgtgggacaTGTCACCTGATGATGAAGTAGAGgactgatgatgtcactgtgtgcagtgtgggacaTGTCACCTGATGATGTAGTAGAGGACTGttgatgtcactgtgtgcagtgtgggacaTGTCACCTGACGATGAAGTAGAGGACTGttgatgtcactgtgtgcagtgtgggacaTGTCACCTGACGATATAGTAGAGGACTGttgatgtcactgtgtgcagtgtgggacaTGTCACCTGATGATGTAGTAGAGGtctgatgatgtcactgtgtgcagtTTGGGACATGTCACCTGACGATATAGTAGAGgactgatgatgtcactgtgtgcagtgtgggacaTGTCACCTGACGATGAAGTAGAGGACTGTTGatgtcactgatgtcactgtgtgcagtgtgggacaTGTCACCTGACGATGTAGTAGAGGACTGttgatgtcactgtgtgcagtgtgggacaTGTCACCTGATGATGTAGTAGAGGACTGttgatgtcactgtgtgcagtgGGGGACATGTCACCTGACGATGTAGTAGAGGACTGTTGATTTCACTGATTTCACTGTGTGCAGCGTGGGGCATGTCACCTGACGATGTAGTAGAGAACTGttgatgtcactgtgtgcagtgGGGGACATGTCACCTGACGATGTAGTAGAGAACTGTTGATGTCACTGATGTCTCTGTGTGCAGCGTGGGGCATGTCACCTGATGAGGGTCAGGAGGAGTATGAAGAGGCTCAGGCAGAGATcaagagaaaggaagatgaagtagGTCAtgaaaagtgtgtgcgtgtgtgtgtgaatgcatgtgtgtgtatgttgtgtgtgtttgtgtgtgttgtagctaTATAGATAGTTATATAGACACATAATGACACTGTAGTTATATAGATAGTTATATAGACTCTTAATACCATTGTAGTTGTATAGATCGCTATATAGATAGTTATATAGACAATGTCACTGTAGTTGGATAGTTAACTGTATAGATAGTTAACCTATAGATACATTATGGCCATTTAGTTATATGGATAGTTATATCTAAAGACACATGATGACACTGTAGTTATATATAGGTAGCTATATCTATAGACACACAGTGGCACTGTCCACAGCTGCTGAGACAGAAGGCACCAGTGCAGGATGTTGAGACAGGTACAGTGTATAAAGATAGCTGTATAGATAGTTATACAGACACATGATGACATTGTAGTTATATAGATAGCTATATAGATAGTAATATAGACACATGATGACACTGTAGCCATATAGATAGctagggagagatagatagatagataaatactaagatagatatagatatagatgtatagatagatataactataactatatataactctctctatacatatacattatatatatatatatagacacatgaTGGCACTGTAGTTATATAGATAGCTATATAGATATGTCCATGGATAGagctatatatattatatagacaTGTTATGGCACCTTAGTTATATAGATAGCTATATAGATAGCTATATTAGTATATATTTATAGACACATGATGGCACTGTATTATGTAGATAGCTGTGTATATAGTTACATAGACACATAATGGGGCTGTAGTTGTATAGATATCTATAGATAGTTTTATAGATGCGTAATGGCACTGTAGTTATATAGATAGCTATATGTAGATAATTATATAGACACATAATGGCACTGTAGTTATATAGATAGCTATATATAGATAGTTATATATGCACATAATAGCACTGTAATTAGATGTATAACTATATTGCATATGTATAGTTATATAGACACAATGGCACTGTAGTTATATGTAATATAGCTAGCTGTATATATATAGTTAGACACATAATGGCACTGTTGTTATATAGATAGCTGTTATCTTTAGACACATTATGTCACAGTAGTTATGTGTATAGTTATATCTATAGACACATGATGGCACTGTCCCCCCAGTTGCTGCGACAGAATGCCCCGGTGCAGGACGTGGAGACAGGCATTGTGCGTACCCCGGGGCGCCACCTGTTGGCGGGCATTGTGTCCACCGTCTTCCTGGAGTCCTTCACCCTCACCTTCCTGGCCGAGTGGGGGGACCGCTCCCAGATCGCTACCATCATCTTGGGCGCCAGAGAGGTGATGGCTCccaccctatctgtctgtctgcctgtctgtctgtgtctgcctgtctgtccagttgtctgtgtgtatgcctgtctgtctgcctgtctacccaCCTTTATGTCTGAAGGATTTCACAGAGCTTCTGCTATTTTATGACTATGCTGGTTTGGGTAACagctgtgtttgttgtgatgtgttgtacatgatgtgttgtgtcattgtttagcattatggctgtgatgatgacaCTAACAGTCATTGTTTATggccatggtgatgatgaaggtttAGGTAACAGTCATTGTTTAcggctgtggtgatgatgatggtttaggTAACAGTCGTAGTTTTTggccatggtggtgatgatagtttAGGTAACAGTCATTGTTTATggccatggtggtgatgatggtttagGTAACAGTCATTGTTTACGGCTGTGCTGGTGATGATAGTATAGGTAACAGTCATTGTTTATggccatggtgatggtggtttaaGTAACAGTCATTGTTTATggccatggtggtgatgatggtttagGTGACAGTCATTGTTAtggccatggtgatgatgatggtttaggTGACAGTCATTGTTATGGCCATGGTGATTAAAGATATGTAATGCAACATTGGTGGTGAAAGaataaaccatcatcatcatcatagccataAATAATGACTGTTACctaaaccatcatcaccatagccATAAACAATGACTGTTAtctaaaccatcatcatcatcatagccataAACAATGACTGTTACctaaaccatcatcaccatagccATAAACAGTGACTGCTAtctaaaccatcatcatcatcatagccataAACAATGACTGTTACctaaaccatcatcaccatagccATAAACAGTGACTGTTAtctaaaccatcatcatcatcatagccataAACAATCACTGTTACctaaaccatcatcaccatagccATAAATAATGACTGTTAcctaaaccatcatcatcatagccataAATAATGACTGTTAcctaaaccatcatcatcatagccataAACAATGACTGTTAtctaaaccatcatcatcatcatagccataAACAATGACTGTTAcctaaaccatcatcatcatcatagccataAACAATGACTGTTAtctaaaccatcatcatcatcatagccataAACAATGACTGTTACctaaaccatcatcaccatagccATAAACAATGACGGTTACCtaaaccatcaacatcatcatggtcATAAACCAATACTGACATTACCTTAAGGTAAATCATTGTTTATGGCAGTGATGAAAATGGTGTAGGTAACAGCTGTGCTTGCTGTGAACTGTGTGACAGGATGTGTTTGGAGTCATCATTGGAGGGCTGGTAGGACACGCCTTGTGTACCGGCCTGGCTGTCGTTGGGGGACGGTTCATCGCTCAGCGGATATCCATTCGCACAGGTCAGTTCCTTCTCACCTCTCtcggcatgcacacacaagcacctgCCAGCTGCCATGTTTCAGCTTAGCTTGCTATGCCCAGTGTCAGAATTCTCtacttacatatatatagagacagacagagagaaggataaTAAATTCAAGCCAAGATGTCTCCGTTCTCCATAAAGAAATGATAGAAGTGCCAATAAACAATGTTGGTTTTacctttaactcattctaccccacagctacatgcctgctacaactgccctggaccagcactacatgagaccactgctgTAAAAAGTAGGCTGGTTCACTGAAACAGTGATAATCAGTGGAGATTTGTTGATTTAACTTGTCAAACAAAGCTTTATTTTCATGTTACTGGATTctgtaaatggttcagtttagaacgCCAACTGTACCAAACAAGTGTGAATGAATTTAGAATAGGTTGTTGATaggagaatactcgtacctggtccacaggggaagtgatcatggtacgagttaactcgtgcTTGgagtggaaagagttaaccataaAAACTGATGTGCACATGGGGTGGGGCAGTGGTTTTAGAAATCTGTGATTAATGCTCATGGTGGTCATGTTGTTCCTCCAAAAGGGAGGTTGGTGTGCAacaagcgacagctgtttggcACTGTGTGCTGCTCCTCAGGCTTGCTGCCTGCTCCTGACTGCTGCCTGAGAGAAACACCCTCTGAAGCAGAGAGAAACTCACCACAGCTCAGCAGGGACCTCTTTTTTTGTTAAGCATATGTCTCAAAAACCAACACGTAAATAtagataggtgggtaggtaggtagatgggttGATCAGTCGgtagatatgtaggtaggtacatagatagatagatagatagatgtgtatgTAAGAATGATAGATGTTGGTAGAAACATTCATTGTGTGTAGTGTTTTCCTATACAAGTTGTctatagagatagataggtatTTGCTATTACTTGGGAGTAAAGCCAGATGATCTGTGGCCATGTTGGGTGTGAACAGATGGTTGTACTCCCTCCTCTGCCTTCCTCTGGCCagtctgtttttatgtctgtgtcagctgtcctctcactctcttccttacTCAGCATCCTTCGCATTCTGTCCTAAAGTTATTTTGTGTTCCTTGTCATTCACTTTTCATCCTTAACAATCCGTCCTAAAGTTATTTTGTGTTCCTTGTCATTCACTTTTCATCCTTAACAATCCGTCCTAAAGTTATTTTGTGTTCCTTGTCATTCACTTTTCATCCTTAACAATCCATCCTAAAGTTATTTTGTGTTCCTTGTCATTCACTTTTCATCCTTAACAATCCGTCCTAAAGTTATTTTGTGTTCCTTGTCATTCACTTTTCATCCTTAACAATCCATCCTAAAGTTATTTTGTGTTCCTTGTCATTCACTTTTCATCCTTAACAATCCGTCCTAAAGTTATTTTGTGTTCCTTGTCATTCACTTTTCATCCTTAACAATCTGTCCTAAAGTTATTTTGTGTTCCTTGTCATTCACTTTTCATCCTTAACAATCCGTCCTAAAGTTATTTTGTGTTCCTTGTCATTCACTTTTCATCCTTAACAATCCATCCTAAAGTTATTTTGTGTTCCTTGTCATTCACTTTTCATCCTTAACAATCCGTCCTAAAGTTATTTTGTGTTCCTTGTCATTCACTTTTCATCCTTAACAATCCGTCCTAAAGTTATTTTGTGTTTCTTGTCATTCACTTTTCATCCTTAACAATCCATCCTAAAGTTATTTTGTGTTCCTTGTCATTCACTTTTCATCCTTAACAATCCGTCCTAAAGTTATTTTGTCCTTTTTGTCATTCACTTTTCATCCTTAACAATCCGTCCTAAAGTTATTTTGTGTTCCTTGTCATTCACTTTTCATCCTTAACAATCCGTCCTAAAGTTATTTTGTGTTCCTTGTCATTCACTTTTCATCCTTAACAATCCATCCTAAAGTTATTTTTGTCAATCACTTTTCATCCTTAACAATCCGTCCTAATGTTACTTTGTGCTTTTTGTCAGGCACTTTTCATCCTTCGCATTCCATCCtaaagttatttttatttttgtcatgCACTTTTCATCCTTAACAATCCATCCtaaagttatttttatttttgtcagGCACTTTTCATCCTTCACATTCTGTCAGAAATTATAGACAGATTTCTTTTTCCAGCAGTTATTGACTGATTCCTGACTGATTTCTGTTTCCAGTGACCTTCATTGGAGCCATTGTCTTTCTGATATTCGCTGCCTCTGCCCTGGTGTTTGGACCTGAGTCCTAACCTGTCAGACGTGAGGTTTGACATGTCAAGTGTTATGGACATCAGACATGAGGGCTGACATGTCAAGTGTTTTGGACATAGACATGAGGGTTGACTCGTTAGAGGTGTGATGAGTATCATAAATGAGGGTTGACATGTTGTTGAAGGTGTGTTTGATATCAAAATGGGGGTTGACATGTAAGTAAAGGTGTGTTCAGAAAGCTGTGGTTCCCTAGACATGGTTTCAGTCAGACAGTGAGACAGTTTGTGCACTGTGGTGTTGGCAGATGGATGTGGATAGTTTTGAGATTACCTAAAAAGATCATCTCCACTTGCATTTTTTGCGTTTGCCTTCCTGTTGATATCCTAATGCCctgactgtgttcagtgtgctctgtgtggttttcttttctttctctgagtttttttcttttgggaTATACTTTGTTCATATCAGTTTTGGAATGAGCATTGCCTTTCTTAGTTGTCAACAGTGACCACTtttatttccctttcttcccccccactcccaccaccatcaccctgcccccacccccaccccccttttttcccctccagttCTCAGGATCGGGAATTGAAATTGTTGTCTGTGTGCTCAGCTCCCTTCTCTCCCATGCCGACTGTAACCGTGTGTATGGAACAGGCTTTCTGGATAGAGGTTGAAAGATGGGTGGTGATTTTCTATTTGTTTGCTAAAGAGGTGAGTGTGTATGGG includes:
- the LOC143298499 gene encoding putative divalent cation/proton antiporter TMEM165 isoform X2, giving the protein MSRRKERVFLSVKNVFLCLFLLQILDISSASDHAFHLRSNGDILRVDSLHSRQLLDHEREDNHKEDADESREGKDSHDKKESQLKEDAEDTVEDVDDFLHKLQQNKKGNLGFLHALVASLSVIIVSELGDKTFFIAAILAMRHSRLTVLLGALSALFVMTIMSALVGYATTVIPRAFTYYASSILFAIFGLKMLKEAWGMSPDEGQEEYEEAQAEIKRKEDELLRQNAPVQDVETGIVRTPGRHLLAGIVSTVFLESFTLTFLAEWGDRSQIATIILGAREDVFGVIIGGLVGHALCTGLAVVGGRFIAQRISIRTVTFIGAIVFLIFAASALVFGPES